A window of the Deinobacterium chartae genome harbors these coding sequences:
- a CDS encoding MBL fold metallo-hydrolase, whose protein sequence is MQLSEHAYTLPLHYPFAGQTATLHLGLILDPRHGPTLIDSGMPGSLGAIAAALEDLGLRLRELRRLVLTHQDLDHVGSAADVVRESGAEVLAHRADTAYIEGRLPLLKPMPQAALERMPPQARAVFETAPEPVRVDRPLEGGERLDLAGGTRVIFTPGHTPGHLCLYLERARILFTADALNVHGGQLALPYPPVTPDMDEAVRSISRLADLEVDTLVSYHGGVTHGDLPARLRALAAGYTPA, encoded by the coding sequence ATGCAACTCAGCGAACACGCCTACACCCTGCCCCTGCACTATCCTTTCGCTGGACAAACGGCCACCTTGCACCTTGGCCTGATCCTCGACCCCCGGCACGGACCGACGCTGATCGACAGCGGCATGCCCGGCAGCCTGGGGGCCATTGCCGCCGCGCTCGAAGACCTTGGCCTGCGTCTGCGGGAGCTGCGGCGTCTGGTGCTGACCCACCAGGACCTCGACCACGTTGGCAGCGCTGCCGACGTGGTCCGTGAAAGCGGCGCGGAAGTGCTGGCCCACCGCGCCGACACCGCTTACATCGAGGGCCGCCTGCCGCTGCTCAAACCCATGCCCCAAGCAGCCCTCGAGCGCATGCCTCCCCAGGCACGCGCCGTCTTTGAAACGGCTCCGGAGCCGGTACGCGTGGACCGTCCGCTCGAGGGCGGCGAGCGCCTGGACCTGGCCGGAGGCACCCGGGTGATCTTCACGCCGGGGCATACGCCCGGCCACCTGTGCCTGTACCTCGAGCGGGCACGCATCCTGTTCACCGCCGACGCCCTGAACGTTCACGGCGGCCAACTGGCCCTTCCCTATCCTCCGGTGACGCCCGACATGGACGAAGCGGTCCGTTCGATCAGTCGGCTCGCGGACCTCGAGGTGGACACGCTGGTGTCCTATCACGGCGGCGTCACGCACGGCGACCTGCCCGCCCGCCTGCGCGCACTGGCCGCCGGCTACACGCCCGCCTGA
- a CDS encoding ThuA domain-containing protein, which translates to MPLPRVTVWNEYRHELQNPQVREIYPDGIHSTLAAALRAAGLEVATATLDEPEHGLSAERLAQTDVLVWWGHIAHQEVSDAVADRVQARVLEGMGLVVLHSGHFSKIFRRLMGTGCDLKWREGGDRERLWVVAPGHPIAQGLGEYIELEREEMYGEPFDVPPPETLVFVSWFSGGEVFRSGGCYTRGHGRIFYFRPGHETLPTYHHPQIQQVIVNAVRWAAPTPGAARAFGNRLPLEEIRPSE; encoded by the coding sequence ATGCCCTTACCGCGCGTCACCGTCTGGAACGAATACCGTCATGAACTCCAAAACCCGCAGGTCCGCGAGATCTACCCGGACGGCATTCACAGTACCCTGGCCGCCGCCCTGCGCGCCGCTGGCCTCGAGGTTGCCACCGCCACGCTCGACGAACCCGAGCACGGCCTCAGCGCCGAGCGGCTCGCGCAGACCGACGTGCTGGTGTGGTGGGGCCATATCGCCCACCAGGAGGTCAGCGACGCGGTCGCCGACCGGGTTCAGGCCCGGGTCCTCGAGGGGATGGGGCTGGTGGTCTTGCACTCGGGGCATTTCTCCAAGATCTTCCGGCGTCTGATGGGAACGGGCTGTGACCTCAAGTGGCGCGAGGGCGGAGACCGCGAGCGGCTGTGGGTGGTCGCTCCCGGCCATCCCATCGCGCAGGGGCTGGGCGAGTACATCGAGCTGGAACGCGAGGAGATGTACGGCGAGCCTTTTGACGTGCCCCCGCCCGAAACGCTGGTGTTCGTCAGCTGGTTCAGCGGCGGCGAGGTGTTCCGCAGCGGCGGCTGCTACACCCGTGGACACGGCCGCATCTTCTACTTCCGGCCCGGCCACGAGACCCTGCCCACCTACCACCACCCGCAAATCCAGCAGGTCATCGTCAACGCCGTGCGCTGGGCCGCGCCCACCCCGGGTGCCGCTCGCGCTTTTGGCAACCGCTTGCCCCTCGAGGAAATCCGCCCGTCCGAGTAA